One window from the genome of Echinicola vietnamensis DSM 17526 encodes:
- a CDS encoding N-acetylmuramoyl-L-alanine amidase family protein, protein MKRTSVKNVIIILFLTMAALLSAFVPAGERSPKFKMRRVVIDAGHGGKDPGTMGSRSKEKDVALAIALKVGNYIQQYVPDVEVIYTRKTDVFIELKERANIANRNKADLFVSIHCNAVRGSNAYGTETYVMGSNHFERNFDVVKRENSVMLQEDGYKENYDGFDPNSPESYMMVNLMQKAYFANSLSLAQKVENDFKTRLNRHSRGVKQLPLYVLWTTSMPSVLIETGFLSNSNEERYLNSENGQAYIASAIYRSIKAYKEEVEAF, encoded by the coding sequence ATGAAACGAACCAGTGTCAAAAATGTTATAATAATTCTTTTTCTGACCATGGCTGCATTGTTGTCAGCCTTTGTTCCTGCTGGGGAGCGCTCCCCGAAATTCAAGATGCGTAGGGTCGTCATTGATGCAGGACATGGTGGGAAAGATCCCGGGACGATGGGAAGTCGTTCGAAGGAAAAGGATGTGGCATTGGCCATTGCCCTGAAAGTGGGCAATTATATCCAACAGTACGTTCCGGACGTGGAGGTGATCTATACCCGGAAGACAGATGTTTTTATTGAATTGAAGGAAAGGGCCAATATTGCCAATCGAAACAAGGCGGACCTTTTTGTCAGCATTCACTGCAATGCCGTCCGGGGCTCCAATGCTTACGGGACAGAGACCTATGTGATGGGCTCCAATCATTTTGAGCGGAATTTTGATGTGGTAAAGCGCGAAAACTCCGTAATGTTACAGGAAGATGGTTATAAGGAGAATTATGATGGGTTTGATCCGAATTCACCGGAGTCTTACATGATGGTCAATTTGATGCAGAAGGCTTATTTTGCGAATAGCCTGTCCTTGGCGCAGAAGGTGGAGAACGATTTTAAGACCCGGCTAAACCGCCACAGCAGGGGAGTGAAGCAGCTGCCGTTGTATGTGCTGTGGACGACCAGCATGCCAAGTGTGCTGATCGAAACAGGTTTCCTTTCCAATTCCAATGAAGAGCGGTACTTGAACAGTGAAAATGGGCAAGCTTATATTGCTTCGGCCATTTACCGCTCCATCAAAGCCTACAAGGAAGAAGTGGAGGCATTTTAA
- a CDS encoding redoxin domain-containing protein codes for MWRFLIVALLAIMIQTNATAQEMDNFQLQDMVSNTTFTLQDHQEASAVVLVFVSNSCPFVRLYEDRLIHLERKFSSQGVVFAFVNPLVSTAEGESKDAVQAKISTKKFSFPYLDDSKRTVTNALGAQKLPEAFVLTPSPTGFGVVYHGAIDNNAQLPQAVTKTYLEDALTQLTEGNHPNPTYFRPVGCNILPIK; via the coding sequence ATGTGGAGATTCTTGATAGTAGCCCTCTTGGCCATAATGATCCAAACCAACGCCACTGCGCAGGAAATGGACAATTTCCAGTTGCAGGACATGGTCTCCAATACGACTTTTACCCTTCAGGATCACCAGGAGGCTTCCGCTGTCGTGCTGGTCTTTGTTTCCAATAGCTGTCCTTTTGTCCGGCTTTATGAAGACAGGCTGATCCATTTGGAACGTAAATTCAGTAGCCAAGGAGTGGTATTTGCTTTTGTCAATCCATTGGTTTCCACGGCGGAAGGTGAAAGTAAGGATGCTGTTCAAGCGAAAATATCTACGAAAAAGTTTTCTTTCCCCTACCTTGACGACAGCAAGCGTACGGTCACCAATGCCCTTGGGGCCCAGAAGCTCCCGGAGGCATTTGTCCTTACTCCCAGCCCTACTGGGTTTGGCGTGGTTTACCATGGAGCCATTGACAATAATGCCCAGCTTCCACAAGCCGTCACCAAGACCTACTTAGAAGATGCGTTAACGCAGCTAACCGAAGGCAATCATCCAAATCCAACCTATTTCAGACCTGTCGGCTGCAATATTTTGCCCATCAAATAA
- a CDS encoding acyl-CoA carboxylase subunit beta, translating to MTTLENPKEKHLELIQQLIEKTTRTKRGGGKQRIEKEHAKGKLTARERIDYLMDDPHDFLEIGTFAADGMYQEEGGCPSAGVIMGLGKVSGRMCVVVANDATVKAGAWFPMTAKKNLRAQEIAMENRLPIIYLVDSAGVFLPMQNEIFPDKEHFGRQFRNNAKMSAMGIVQVAAIMGSCVAGGAYLPIMSDEALIVDQTGSIFLAGSYLVKAAIGESVDNETLGGATTHCEISGVTDNKYDNDEECLAAIKRIFETLGAPETAGFDRKPAKAPAVAPEKVFERFPVDRAKPYDMHGILETLVDADSFDEYKPDFGQTLLCGTARIDGWAVGILANQRKMVKTKKGELQMGGVIYSDSADKAARFIMNCNQRKVPLLFIQDVSGFMVGSRAEHGGIIKDGAKMVNAMANSVVPKFTVMIGNAYGAGNYAMCGKAYDPRLIVSWPTAQMAVMSGTSAAKTLLQIKVASLKKEGKVITSEDEEQLLKEITDKYEEELSPYYAAARLWVDEVISPLDTREIVSKGIAAADHAPIKDRFNVGVIQT from the coding sequence ATGACTACTTTAGAAAATCCCAAAGAAAAGCACCTGGAGCTTATCCAGCAGCTGATAGAGAAAACGACCCGTACCAAGCGTGGAGGGGGAAAACAGCGCATAGAAAAAGAGCACGCCAAAGGAAAGCTGACTGCTCGCGAACGCATTGATTACCTGATGGACGATCCTCATGACTTTTTGGAGATCGGTACCTTTGCAGCAGATGGCATGTACCAAGAGGAGGGCGGTTGTCCCTCAGCGGGCGTCATTATGGGGCTTGGCAAGGTAAGCGGCCGCATGTGTGTCGTCGTAGCCAATGACGCCACTGTCAAAGCCGGAGCATGGTTCCCCATGACGGCAAAAAAGAACCTCCGCGCCCAAGAAATCGCCATGGAAAACAGGCTTCCCATCATCTATTTGGTGGATAGTGCAGGAGTTTTCCTTCCCATGCAAAATGAGATTTTTCCAGATAAAGAACATTTCGGCAGACAGTTCAGAAACAACGCTAAAATGTCGGCTATGGGAATCGTCCAAGTAGCCGCCATCATGGGAAGCTGTGTGGCAGGTGGAGCTTACTTGCCCATCATGTCCGATGAAGCATTGATCGTGGACCAAACAGGTTCCATATTTCTGGCAGGATCGTATTTGGTGAAGGCTGCCATAGGAGAAAGCGTGGACAATGAAACCCTTGGAGGGGCCACGACCCATTGTGAGATCTCAGGGGTCACCGATAATAAATATGATAATGACGAGGAATGTTTGGCAGCCATAAAGCGGATTTTCGAAACGCTGGGGGCACCTGAGACAGCGGGATTTGACAGGAAACCAGCCAAAGCACCTGCAGTGGCGCCGGAGAAAGTCTTTGAGCGGTTTCCCGTGGACCGGGCAAAACCCTATGACATGCACGGGATATTGGAGACCTTGGTGGATGCGGACAGCTTTGATGAATACAAACCTGATTTTGGTCAGACCCTGCTGTGCGGAACCGCAAGGATAGATGGATGGGCCGTAGGGATCTTGGCAAACCAACGGAAAATGGTCAAGACCAAAAAAGGAGAACTCCAGATGGGCGGAGTGATTTATTCCGATTCTGCCGATAAGGCGGCAAGGTTTATCATGAACTGTAACCAGCGGAAGGTGCCGTTGTTATTTATCCAGGATGTCAGTGGGTTTATGGTCGGCAGCAGGGCTGAGCATGGTGGAATTATCAAAGACGGGGCGAAAATGGTAAATGCCATGGCCAATTCGGTGGTGCCAAAATTCACCGTGATGATCGGGAATGCTTATGGGGCCGGAAACTATGCCATGTGCGGTAAGGCCTATGACCCACGGTTGATCGTCAGCTGGCCGACTGCCCAAATGGCGGTCATGTCAGGGACTTCAGCGGCAAAGACCCTGCTCCAGATCAAAGTGGCCTCGCTGAAAAAAGAAGGAAAAGTCATTACCTCAGAGGACGAGGAGCAATTGCTAAAGGAGATTACAGATAAATACGAAGAGGAGTTGAGCCCATATTATGCTGCCGCAAGGCTTTGGGTGGATGAGGTGATCAGTCCCTTGGATACCAGGGAGATAGTGTCCAAAGGCATCGCTGCAGCGGATCATGCACCGATCAAGGATCGCTTTAATGTAGGAGTTATACAAACTTGA
- a CDS encoding 4'-phosphopantetheinyl transferase family protein, with the protein MQAKIEKISPLSALAIKNIDEQENKPVDFLSFREKLSFANISHPEKRKEWKGARLAIKSALDAINLAYPGFYKDEHGKSYPMDGYGNVSLTHTKGLAAAIFHKEMPVGIDIDYVKEKVVRLGPKFLDPSEIEFLQGDPILYTIAWSAKESIFKCQGRKGISLRQHILLSPFSSDDKVIKGKIHNTDFADHYYSVKVERIDDMIMTYTIW; encoded by the coding sequence ATGCAAGCAAAAATAGAAAAAATAAGTCCTTTATCTGCTTTGGCCATCAAGAATATTGACGAACAGGAAAACAAACCGGTTGACTTCCTGAGCTTCCGCGAGAAACTTTCCTTTGCCAATATCAGCCATCCCGAAAAGCGAAAAGAGTGGAAAGGGGCTCGCTTGGCCATCAAGTCCGCCTTGGATGCCATCAACTTGGCCTATCCGGGTTTTTACAAGGACGAACACGGCAAATCCTACCCGATGGACGGTTATGGAAATGTTTCCCTGACGCACACCAAAGGCCTCGCCGCCGCTATCTTTCACAAAGAGATGCCGGTGGGCATTGACATTGACTATGTAAAGGAAAAAGTGGTAAGGCTGGGGCCTAAATTCCTGGATCCTTCAGAAATTGAATTCCTCCAAGGGGATCCTATTCTTTACACCATCGCTTGGTCGGCCAAAGAATCCATCTTCAAATGCCAAGGAAGAAAGGGCATTAGTCTTCGGCAGCATATTCTCCTTTCCCCTTTTTCATCGGATGACAAGGTCATCAAAGGCAAAATCCATAACACGGATTTTGCAGACCATTATTATTCAGTCAAGGTGGAGAGAATTGACGACATGATCATGACGTATACCATTTGGTAA
- a CDS encoding transglutaminase-like domain-containing protein produces MEKLSESELNALVSLLDDTDREVKDHVKDKIISLGNDVIPFLEKKWESSFNPDIQKEIEELVHQLQFDLLKERLGQWKASGGKDLLKGLWIINTYQYPDLEFETLNAEMNQIYFEVWTGFNAEVSPYDQIRLINSILFSQLRFSANTKNFHSPGNSMISNVLDTRRGNPISLCSVYYLVAQKLGLPVYGVNLPNLFVLTYKAPEAMFYINAFNKGLIFSRQDVNNYLEHLKISPKDEFFEPCTHLDIAKRTLRNLIVSFDKLGEPEKVEEVRELLLILEPPVI; encoded by the coding sequence ATGGAAAAATTATCAGAAAGTGAGTTGAATGCACTGGTGTCGTTATTGGACGATACCGATCGCGAAGTCAAAGACCATGTCAAGGACAAGATCATTTCATTGGGCAATGATGTCATCCCCTTTTTGGAGAAAAAGTGGGAAAGCAGTTTTAACCCTGACATACAAAAGGAAATCGAGGAGCTTGTGCACCAGCTGCAATTTGACCTTTTGAAGGAAAGGCTTGGGCAATGGAAAGCTTCTGGGGGGAAAGATTTGCTGAAAGGACTTTGGATCATCAATACCTATCAATACCCTGACCTGGAGTTTGAGACGTTGAACGCGGAGATGAACCAGATTTATTTTGAGGTGTGGACTGGCTTTAATGCAGAGGTGTCTCCCTATGATCAAATTCGGCTCATCAACAGCATATTATTTAGCCAGCTGCGGTTTTCTGCCAATACCAAGAATTTTCATTCTCCGGGAAACAGCATGATCAGCAATGTGCTGGATACCCGGCGGGGAAACCCGATCAGTTTGTGCTCGGTGTATTATTTGGTGGCCCAAAAGCTGGGGTTGCCGGTTTATGGGGTGAATTTGCCCAACCTATTTGTCCTGACTTACAAGGCTCCTGAAGCCATGTTCTATATTAATGCCTTTAATAAAGGATTGATCTTTAGCCGACAGGATGTAAACAATTACCTGGAGCATCTGAAGATTTCTCCAAAAGATGAATTTTTTGAACCATGTACCCACTTGGACATAGCAAAGCGCACCTTACGAAACTTGATTGTCTCCTTTGACAAGCTAGGAGAGCCGGAAAAGGTGGAGGAAGTTCGGGAACTGTTGTTGATCTTGGAGCCTCCGGTTATTTGA